Proteins encoded in a region of the Flavobacteriaceae bacterium HL-DH10 genome:
- the rpsT gene encoding 30S ribosomal protein S20 yields MANHKSALKRIRSNEAKRLVNKYQHKTTRNAIKKLRELTDKKEAEVLFPSVVSMLDRLAKKNVIHANKAANLKSGLAKHVAAL; encoded by the coding sequence ATGGCAAATCACAAGTCAGCATTAAAAAGAATTAGAAGTAACGAAGCGAAACGTTTAGTTAACAAATATCAACATAAAACAACTCGTAATGCTATTAAGAAATTACGTGAGTTAACAGATAAGAAAGAAGCTGAGGTATTATTTCCTTCTGTAGTTTCTATGTTAGATAGATTGGCTAAGAAAAACGTTATTCATGCTAACAAAGCTGCAAACCTAAAGTCGGGTTTAGCTAAACATGTAGCTGCTTTATAA
- the proS gene encoding proline--tRNA ligase, protein MSKKLTSRAEGYSKWYNELVVKAGLAENSAVRGCMVIKPYGYAIWEKMQAELDRMFKETGHENAYFPLFVPKSLFEAEEKNAEGFAKECAIVTHYRLQNDPDKPGKLRVDPEAKLEEELIVRPTSEAIIWNTYRGWIQSYRDLPLLINQWANVVRWEMRTRLFLRTAEFLWQEGHTAHATKAEAIAEAKLMNNVYATFVENFMAIPVVQGVKTESERFAGADETFCIEALMQDGKALQAGTSHFLGQNFAKAFDVKFANKEGKQDYVWATSWGVSTRLMGALIMTHSDDHGLVLPPNLAPNQVVIIPIYKNEEQLNAITEVVNGIMKDLRAKNISVKFDNRDTFRPGAKFAQHELQGVPLRIAIGARDLENGTVELARRDTLTKEVVALDALIDKVEGLMTEIQDSLFKKALDFRNTHITEVDTFEEFKTILETKTGFVSAHWDGTNETEEKIKELTKATIRCIPLEMKAEEGVCVYSGNPSKSRVLFAKAY, encoded by the coding sequence ATGAGCAAAAAACTTACCAGTAGGGCAGAAGGTTATTCAAAATGGTATAACGAATTGGTTGTAAAGGCAGGACTAGCAGAGAATTCAGCCGTTAGAGGGTGTATGGTAATTAAGCCATATGGCTATGCAATTTGGGAAAAAATGCAAGCAGAATTAGATAGAATGTTTAAAGAAACAGGACATGAAAATGCCTATTTTCCATTATTTGTACCTAAAAGCTTATTTGAAGCTGAAGAAAAAAATGCAGAAGGTTTTGCTAAGGAATGTGCTATTGTAACACATTATAGATTGCAAAATGATCCAGATAAGCCAGGTAAATTAAGAGTAGATCCAGAAGCTAAACTAGAGGAAGAGTTAATTGTTCGTCCAACAAGTGAAGCTATTATTTGGAACACATATAGAGGATGGATTCAATCTTATAGAGACTTACCTTTATTAATTAACCAATGGGCAAATGTAGTGCGTTGGGAAATGCGAACACGTTTGTTTTTACGTACTGCAGAGTTTTTATGGCAAGAAGGTCATACGGCACATGCAACAAAAGCAGAAGCTATCGCAGAGGCTAAGTTAATGAATAATGTATATGCTACTTTTGTTGAAAATTTCATGGCAATTCCAGTAGTACAAGGTGTTAAAACTGAAAGTGAACGTTTTGCGGGTGCCGATGAAACATTTTGTATTGAAGCTTTAATGCAAGATGGAAAAGCATTACAAGCGGGAACTTCGCATTTTCTTGGTCAAAATTTTGCAAAAGCATTTGATGTTAAGTTTGCTAATAAAGAGGGGAAACAAGATTATGTTTGGGCTACATCATGGGGTGTTTCAACACGTTTAATGGGGGCTTTAATTATGACGCATAGTGATGACCATGGATTGGTGTTACCTCCTAATTTAGCGCCAAATCAAGTGGTGATTATTCCTATTTATAAAAATGAAGAGCAACTTAATGCTATTACAGAAGTTGTAAATGGCATTATGAAAGATTTAAGAGCTAAAAATATATCTGTTAAGTTTGATAATAGAGATACGTTTAGGCCAGGAGCAAAATTTGCACAGCATGAGTTACAAGGTGTGCCTTTAAGAATTGCCATAGGGGCAAGAGATTTAGAAAACGGTACTGTAGAGTTAGCAAGAAGAGATACTTTAACAAAAGAAGTCGTAGCATTAGATGCTTTAATTGATAAAGTGGAAGGTTTAATGACAGAAATACAAGACTCATTATTTAAAAAAGCGTTAGATTTTAGAAATACACACATTACAGAAGTGGATACTTTTGAAGAATTTAAAACCATTTTAGAAACAAAAACAGGTTTTGTTTCGGCACACTGGGATGGCACAAATGAAACAGAAGAAAAAATAAAAGAGCTAACTAAAGCAACTATAAGATGTATTCCTTTAGAAATGAAGGCAGAAGAAGGTGTTTGTGTGTACTCTGGAAACCCATCTAAAAGTAGAGTATTGTTTGCGAAAGCATACTAA
- a CDS encoding transporter → MKKLNLLFIGLLSMSAIHAQDISDALRYSQDEIQGTARFRALSGAFGALGGDMSAVSLNPAGSAVFSQSHASFTLSNVDTENSTQYFNGLNISNNSNFDINQGGASFVFASNNNSPWRKFTVGVAYERTNNHDDNWRAVGTNTNNQSIDFYFLNYANGVRLGDISLIGDEYIEEAYQDIGNVFGFQHQQAFLGYQAFILEPDLDDDDNTTYSSNLGDGTFQHDYSYLSTGYNGKVSFNVAAQYEDNLYLGLNLNSHFIDYQRSTFLSEDNNNANSLINFIDFGNTLSTTGSGFSFQLGGIIKLSPEFRVGVTYDSPTWYTIEEETTQSINSNLADTDIGFISDIVNIYPQYKLQTPAKLTGSLAYIFGKQGLLSFDYSTKDYSATKFKPENDYTDLNSDIANVLTTASTYRFGGEYKVKQFSFRGGYRFEESPYKDGVTVGDLTGYSLGVGFNFGNTKLDITYDQSERSFATPLYNVGLIDTANIDRINSNLTLSLSFNI, encoded by the coding sequence ATGAAAAAGTTAAATTTACTATTCATAGGCTTGCTTTCTATGTCCGCAATACACGCTCAAGATATTAGTGATGCACTACGTTATTCGCAAGATGAAATTCAAGGAACTGCTCGTTTTAGAGCCTTAAGCGGGGCATTTGGTGCGTTAGGAGGGGATATGAGTGCTGTTAGCTTAAACCCCGCTGGTTCTGCTGTATTTAGTCAAAGTCATGCGTCTTTTACCCTATCAAATGTAGACACTGAAAATAGTACGCAGTACTTTAATGGATTAAACATATCGAACAATTCTAATTTCGATATCAATCAAGGAGGTGCTTCTTTTGTTTTTGCTAGTAATAATAATTCACCTTGGAGAAAGTTTACTGTTGGAGTTGCTTATGAAAGAACTAATAATCATGATGATAACTGGAGAGCCGTTGGTACAAATACAAACAATCAATCTATCGACTTCTACTTTTTAAATTATGCTAACGGTGTAAGATTAGGAGACATCTCTTTAATTGGTGATGAATATATAGAAGAAGCCTACCAAGATATAGGAAATGTTTTTGGTTTTCAACACCAACAAGCCTTTTTAGGGTATCAAGCATTTATACTTGAACCTGATTTGGATGATGATGATAACACAACTTATTCTTCAAATTTAGGAGATGGCACTTTTCAACATGATTACTCTTATCTGTCTACAGGTTATAATGGCAAAGTATCATTTAACGTAGCAGCTCAATATGAAGATAATTTATATTTAGGATTGAATTTAAATTCACATTTTATAGACTACCAACGTTCAACATTTCTTTCAGAGGATAACAACAACGCTAACTCATTAATTAATTTCATTGACTTTGGAAATACACTATCTACTACAGGGAGCGGATTTTCATTTCAATTAGGTGGTATTATAAAATTGAGTCCAGAGTTTAGAGTGGGAGTAACTTACGATTCACCTACTTGGTATACGATTGAAGAAGAAACGACTCAATCAATAAATTCTAATTTAGCCGATACTGATATTGGATTTATTTCAGATATCGTAAATATTTATCCGCAATACAAATTACAAACACCTGCAAAATTAACGGGAAGCTTAGCGTATATCTTTGGAAAACAAGGCTTATTAAGTTTTGATTATTCTACAAAAGATTATAGTGCCACTAAATTCAAACCAGAAAACGATTATACAGATTTGAATAGCGACATTGCAAATGTATTAACTACAGCATCAACCTACAGATTTGGTGGCGAATATAAAGTGAAACAATTTAGTTTTAGAGGCGGTTATCGCTTTGAAGAAAGTCCGTATAAAGATGGTGTAACTGTTGGCGACTTAACAGGTTACTCTCTGGGTGTAGGCTTTAATTTTGGCAACACAAAACTAGACATTACTTATGATCAGTCTGAACGCTCATTTGCAACTCCCCTATATAATGTTGGGTTAATTGATACTGCAAATATTGATAGAATAAACTCAAACTTAACGCTATCATTAAGTTTCAATATTTAA
- the folE gene encoding GTP cyclohydrolase I FolE, with amino-acid sequence MKIDNNIEEYDSLGEDHIGTSSNTPLRMDAFKLSNEEKIDIIKDDVRHIMETLGLDLTDDSLNGTPNRVAKMFVNEIFGGLNPKRKPKASTFDNKYKYGEMLVEKNITVYSTCEHHLLPIVGKAHVAYISNGTVVGLSKMNRVVDYFAKRPQVQERLTIQIVKELQEVLNTQDVACVIDAKHLCVNSRGIRDIESSTVTSEFGGKFKEETTRREFLDYIKLDTKF; translated from the coding sequence ATGAAAATTGACAATAACATAGAAGAATATGACTCTTTAGGAGAAGACCATATTGGAACTTCATCAAATACCCCGCTTCGAATGGATGCTTTTAAGCTTTCTAATGAAGAAAAAATAGACATCATTAAAGACGATGTACGTCATATTATGGAAACCTTAGGACTCGATTTAACTGACGACAGTTTAAATGGTACGCCTAATCGTGTAGCAAAAATGTTTGTTAACGAGATTTTTGGAGGTTTAAATCCTAAGAGAAAACCAAAGGCTTCAACGTTCGACAATAAATATAAATATGGCGAAATGCTTGTTGAAAAAAACATTACGGTTTACTCAACTTGCGAACACCATTTATTACCAATTGTAGGTAAAGCACATGTTGCTTACATATCTAATGGTACTGTAGTTGGTTTATCTAAAATGAATCGTGTTGTTGATTATTTTGCGAAACGTCCACAAGTTCAAGAACGTTTAACTATTCAAATAGTAAAAGAATTACAAGAGGTTTTAAATACACAAGATGTTGCTTGTGTAATTGATGCTAAACATTTGTGTGTGAATTCTAGAGGTATTAGAGATATTGAAAGTAGTACAGTAACTTCAGAATTTGGTGGGAAATTTAAAGAAGAAACCACCCGTAGAGAGTTTTTAGACTACATCAAGTTAGACACTAAGTTTTAA
- a CDS encoding four helix bundle protein — protein sequence MYIYSFEKLEVWKESIKLATIIYNCTKEFPNEEKFGLISQMRRCSISISSNIAEGTARHTNKDKAHFMAIAYGSTLELLNQTIISKELGFISDEKYKIIRFEIESITNKINGLRNHFIKT from the coding sequence ATGTATATTTATTCGTTTGAAAAATTAGAAGTATGGAAAGAATCTATTAAGCTTGCCACAATTATTTACAATTGCACAAAAGAATTTCCAAATGAAGAAAAATTTGGCTTGATTTCTCAAATGAGAAGATGTTCTATTTCTATATCTTCTAATATTGCCGAGGGAACAGCTAGACATACGAATAAAGATAAAGCTCATTTTATGGCTATTGCATATGGTTCAACATTGGAGCTTTTAAATCAAACTATTATTTCAAAAGAGTTAGGATTTATTTCCGATGAAAAATATAAAATTATTAGATTTGAAATTGAATCTATAACGAATAAAATTAACGGGTTACGAAATCATTTTATAAAGACCTAA
- the cysS gene encoding cysteine--tRNA ligase has protein sequence MQLYNNQKIKIYNSLTGTKETFKPINEGYIGMYVCGPTVYSHVHLGNVRTFMSFDMIFRYLKHLGYKVRYVRNITDAGHLENDADAGEDKITKKARLEQIEPMEVVQRYTVDFHNILNTFNFLPPSIEPTATGHIIEQIELIETIIKNGFAYEVNGSVYFDVHKFNETNDYGILSKRKLEDLIHNTRELDGQSDKKNPQDFALWKKAEPQHIMRWPSPWSDGFPGWHLECTAMSTKYLGEQFDIHGGGMDLKFPHHECEIAQNKAAKGKNPVNYWMHANMLELNGQRMSKTTGNTVNPDELLSGNNKFFSKAYAPSVIRFFIAQSSYRSVLDLTNDGLLASEKGFYRLMDGVNLLDSLKASETSSIDIPAWKQKCYDAMNDDFNSPILIAHLFEAVKYINQVKDGSETLSAEDLVLLKDTVNSFVFDILGLENVTKKDSGSDKLSGAVDILIKLRQEARANKDFALSDKIRDELAATGIQLKDGKEGTTFSTN, from the coding sequence ATGCAACTTTACAACAACCAAAAGATAAAAATATACAATTCTCTTACAGGAACTAAAGAAACCTTTAAACCTATTAACGAAGGCTATATTGGTATGTACGTTTGTGGACCAACTGTTTATAGCCATGTACATTTAGGAAATGTTAGAACCTTCATGTCTTTTGATATGATTTTCCGTTATTTAAAACATTTAGGGTATAAGGTACGCTATGTTAGAAATATAACAGATGCGGGACATTTAGAAAACGATGCAGATGCTGGTGAAGACAAAATAACAAAAAAAGCTCGTTTAGAACAAATTGAACCTATGGAAGTGGTGCAACGCTACACTGTAGATTTTCATAACATTTTAAATACTTTCAATTTTTTACCACCTAGCATTGAACCTACAGCTACAGGTCATATTATTGAACAAATTGAATTGATAGAAACCATCATTAAAAATGGTTTTGCATACGAAGTAAACGGTTCTGTTTATTTTGATGTACACAAATTTAACGAAACCAACGATTACGGTATTCTTAGCAAGCGTAAGCTTGAGGATTTAATACACAACACCCGTGAATTAGACGGACAGAGTGACAAAAAGAATCCGCAAGATTTTGCCCTTTGGAAAAAAGCCGAACCACAACATATTATGCGTTGGCCTTCACCTTGGAGTGATGGTTTTCCTGGTTGGCATTTAGAATGTACAGCCATGAGCACAAAGTACCTAGGTGAACAATTTGATATTCATGGTGGAGGAATGGACTTAAAATTTCCGCATCACGAATGTGAAATTGCTCAAAATAAAGCTGCCAAAGGAAAAAATCCTGTAAATTACTGGATGCATGCTAATATGCTTGAGCTAAATGGGCAACGCATGTCTAAAACTACAGGAAACACAGTAAATCCTGATGAATTACTATCTGGAAATAACAAATTCTTTAGTAAAGCTTATGCACCAAGTGTCATTCGTTTTTTTATTGCACAATCGTCTTACCGAAGTGTATTAGATTTAACTAATGATGGTTTACTCGCCAGCGAAAAAGGATTTTACAGACTTATGGATGGCGTTAATTTACTAGATAGCTTAAAAGCTTCTGAAACGTCTTCTATTGATATTCCTGCATGGAAACAGAAATGTTATGATGCCATGAACGACGATTTTAATTCGCCTATTTTAATTGCACATTTATTTGAAGCTGTTAAATATATTAACCAAGTAAAAGACGGTAGCGAAACATTATCTGCTGAAGATTTAGTTCTTTTAAAAGATACTGTGAATAGTTTTGTTTTTGACATTCTAGGGTTAGAAAACGTTACTAAAAAAGATTCTGGCAGTGATAAACTTTCTGGAGCAGTTGATATTTTAATTAAATTAAGACAAGAGGCTAGAGCGAATAAAGATTTTGCCTTATCTGATAAAATCCGTGACGAATTAGCAGCTACTGGCATTCAGCTAAAAGATGGTAAAGAAGGTACTACTTTTTCGACTAATTAG
- the yidD gene encoding membrane protein insertion efficiency factor YidD has product MLKKLLIAPFLFLIKVYQTLISPLTPASCRFQPTCSHYSKDALQKHGLFRGGWLAIKRIFSCHPWGGSGYDPVP; this is encoded by the coding sequence ATGTTAAAAAAACTACTTATAGCACCGTTTTTGTTTTTGATAAAAGTGTATCAAACATTGATATCGCCTTTAACACCTGCATCATGTAGATTTCAACCCACTTGCTCCCATTATAGCAAAGACGCTTTACAAAAACATGGGTTATTCAGAGGTGGTTGGTTAGCTATAAAACGTATTTTTAGTTGTCACCCTTGGGGCGGCTCTGGTTACGATCCAGTTCCTTAA
- a CDS encoding FtsX-like permease family protein: protein MNYEFFIAKRIIGSKAYKSSISAPIIKIGIAAIAIGIVVMMIAIATGIGLQQKIREKVVAFNGDVLISNYDSNNSEESVFPISKNQEFYPEFKSVEGISHIQAVAAKFGVIRTETDFEGAILKGVGTDYDWKYFKEFLIEGRLPTFEKKWSEEVLISQYLANRLGFKVDDTFQMVFLKTDTEKLPNIITFNIVGIYNSGFEDLDKQFLIGNIRHIQRINKWKEDQIGNFEVFIDDFDALQTKGIEIYKNTPSTFNTQIVSDKYASIFEWIKIFDKNIYGIIGIMILVAGINMITALLVLILERTQMIGILKALGSNNWSIRKLFLYNASYLIFLGLLWGNILGLGLLFAQKYFKLFPLDPSVYYVTEAPVYISFGYVFALNLGTLVLCLMMLLVPSYIITKISPVKAIRFD from the coding sequence TTGAATTACGAGTTTTTTATAGCTAAACGCATTATTGGTAGTAAAGCGTATAAAAGTAGCATATCGGCACCAATAATAAAAATTGGTATTGCAGCAATTGCCATTGGTATTGTGGTTATGATGATTGCTATTGCAACCGGTATTGGTTTGCAGCAAAAAATACGTGAAAAAGTAGTGGCGTTTAATGGCGATGTTCTTATTTCTAATTACGATAGTAATAACTCGGAAGAAAGTGTATTCCCGATATCTAAAAATCAAGAGTTTTATCCAGAGTTTAAATCGGTTGAAGGTATAAGTCATATTCAGGCTGTAGCTGCAAAATTTGGTGTTATTCGCACTGAAACTGATTTTGAAGGTGCTATTTTAAAAGGAGTAGGAACCGATTATGATTGGAAATATTTTAAAGAGTTTTTAATAGAAGGTAGGTTGCCAACTTTTGAGAAAAAATGGAGCGAAGAGGTTTTAATATCTCAATATTTAGCTAATCGATTAGGTTTTAAAGTTGATGATACCTTCCAAATGGTATTTTTAAAAACGGATACAGAAAAATTACCTAATATCATCACTTTTAATATTGTTGGTATATATAATTCGGGTTTTGAAGATTTAGATAAACAATTTTTAATTGGAAATATTCGTCATATTCAGCGTATTAATAAATGGAAAGAAGATCAAATAGGGAACTTTGAAGTGTTTATTGATGATTTTGATGCGTTGCAAACAAAAGGCATAGAAATATACAAAAACACACCATCTACTTTTAATACGCAAATAGTAAGTGATAAATATGCTTCCATTTTTGAATGGATAAAAATATTTGACAAAAATATTTATGGTATTATTGGTATTATGATTTTGGTTGCAGGAATAAATATGATAACGGCATTACTTGTTTTAATACTAGAGCGCACGCAAATGATAGGCATATTAAAAGCTTTAGGGAGTAATAATTGGAGTATTAGAAAGCTGTTTTTATATAATGCGTCTTACCTTATTTTTTTAGGATTGTTATGGGGGAATATTTTAGGCTTAGGTTTACTATTTGCTCAAAAATACTTTAAGTTATTTCCGTTAGACCCTAGTGTGTATTATGTTACCGAAGCTCCTGTTTATATAAGTTTTGGTTATGTGTTTGCTTTGAATTTAGGAACGCTTGTTTTATGTTTAATGATGCTTTTAGTGCCATCATATATTATTACTAAAATATCTCCAGTAAAGGCTATTAGGTTTGATTGA
- a CDS encoding DUF1343 domain-containing protein, with protein sequence MRFNVVKNTVLLFVLVMISCANLSKSEAKNLKSEIIKQNEVLNKIENDSTIIVGANQMESYLPLLKGKRVGIVANQTSVIFKHNPTSSLEPSNDAYSHLVDSLVLLNIDIKTVFAPEHGFRGTADAGEHVKDGIDTKTNLPIVSLYGKNKKPSPGQLKNIDIIIFDIQDVGARFYTYISSLHYVMEASAEARIPVIILDRPNPNGHYIDGPILEMEHTSFVGMHPIPVVHGMTIGEYAKMINGEKWLANGIQCELNVIPLKNYNHSVSYSLPIYPSPNLPNDKSINLYPSLCFFEGTNVSVGRGTKFPFQIFGSPFLNPKLYDFEFTPEPNFGSKYPKHQDKLCHGKNLILTENLKILNLKWLIEAYNNTENKAEFFNTFFTKLAGTKKLQQQIEAGLNEEQIKATWQEGLKNFKKTKAKYLIYK encoded by the coding sequence ATGAGGTTTAATGTTGTCAAAAATACAGTTTTATTATTTGTTTTAGTAATGATTTCTTGTGCAAACTTGTCGAAATCTGAAGCTAAAAATCTGAAGTCTGAAATTATTAAACAGAATGAAGTTCTCAATAAAATTGAAAATGACAGTACAATCATAGTTGGCGCAAATCAAATGGAGTCCTATTTACCTTTACTAAAAGGAAAACGGGTTGGTATTGTAGCGAATCAAACTTCCGTAATATTTAAACATAATCCTACGTCTTCTCTCGAACCTAGCAATGACGCATATTCGCATTTAGTTGATTCACTAGTATTATTAAACATTGATATAAAAACAGTCTTTGCTCCAGAACATGGCTTTAGAGGAACTGCTGATGCTGGCGAACATGTAAAAGATGGTATAGATACTAAAACCAATTTACCTATAGTGTCACTTTACGGAAAAAACAAAAAACCATCACCCGGACAACTTAAAAACATAGACATCATCATTTTTGATATTCAAGATGTAGGCGCTCGATTTTACACTTATATTTCATCATTACATTATGTTATGGAAGCTTCTGCTGAAGCAAGAATTCCTGTAATTATTCTTGATAGACCAAACCCTAACGGACATTATATTGATGGTCCTATTTTAGAAATGGAACATACAAGTTTTGTTGGAATGCATCCTATTCCTGTCGTGCATGGTATGACTATTGGCGAATATGCTAAAATGATTAATGGTGAAAAATGGTTAGCAAACGGCATACAATGTGAATTGAACGTGATTCCTTTAAAAAACTATAATCATAGTGTTAGTTATAGTTTACCAATATATCCGTCTCCTAATTTACCAAACGATAAATCTATTAACCTATATCCTAGCTTATGCTTTTTTGAAGGCACCAATGTGAGTGTGGGAAGAGGTACAAAGTTTCCTTTTCAAATTTTTGGAAGTCCGTTTTTGAATCCTAAATTATATGATTTTGAATTTACTCCTGAACCTAATTTCGGATCAAAATATCCAAAACATCAAGATAAATTATGCCACGGTAAAAATTTAATATTAACAGAAAACCTAAAGATTTTAAATTTAAAATGGCTTATTGAAGCGTATAATAACACAGAAAATAAGGCTGAATTTTTCAATACATTCTTCACTAAATTAGCAGGCACAAAAAAACTACAACAACAAATTGAAGCTGGTTTAAATGAAGAACAAATAAAAGCAACATGGCAAGAAGGATTAAAAAACTTCAAAAAAACAAAAGCTAAATATTTAATTTACAAATAG
- a CDS encoding YkgJ family cysteine cluster protein, producing MQDIINNLPKLAKDKHNENKKFFAKLKKKPPKNLDYVMEDLHEEEFERTDCLKCANCCKTTGPLFTDKDVDRIAKHFRMKTQQFISQYLRIDEENDYVLQSVPCTFLGADNYCSIYDVRPKACREFPHTDRKKFQQISNLTLKNVAICPAAFNIVEEMKKRIKV from the coding sequence ATGCAAGACATTATAAATAATCTTCCAAAGCTCGCCAAAGATAAGCATAACGAAAACAAAAAATTCTTCGCGAAGCTAAAAAAGAAACCGCCTAAAAATTTAGATTATGTGATGGAAGACTTGCATGAAGAAGAGTTTGAGCGCACCGATTGTTTAAAATGTGCCAACTGTTGCAAAACTACAGGGCCTTTATTTACCGATAAAGACGTAGATAGAATTGCAAAACATTTCAGAATGAAAACACAGCAATTTATTAGTCAGTATTTGCGTATTGATGAAGAAAACGATTATGTATTGCAAAGTGTGCCTTGTACATTTTTAGGAGCCGATAATTATTGTTCTATTTATGATGTTCGACCAAAAGCTTGCAGAGAATTTCCTCACACTGATAGAAAAAAGTTTCAGCAAATTTCAAACTTAACATTAAAAAATGTAGCTATTTGTCCTGCTGCTTTTAATATAGTTGAGGAAATGAAAAAACGTATTAAAGTTTAA
- a CDS encoding class I SAM-dependent methyltransferase, which translates to MKDLFGNALLDYQNGHYTEDIITSTSISDDDALPLPYLFRDFKDMPKLEQQALKLTKGSILDVGCGSGSHSLFLQEKGFQINAIDISKGAIEVAKQRGVLNAEVKNILDETETFDTVLLLMNGTGIFQELTQVSKYLTHLKSLLNPNGQILMDSSDIKYMYEDEDGGYWMDTNASYYGELDYFLSYKNEKETPMKWLYLDFNTLKLACETVGLQCELVMEGEHFDYLARLS; encoded by the coding sequence ATGAAAGACCTTTTCGGAAACGCCTTATTAGATTATCAAAACGGACATTATACCGAAGATATTATTACATCTACCAGTATTTCTGATGACGATGCATTACCGCTCCCCTATTTGTTTCGTGATTTTAAAGACATGCCCAAATTGGAACAGCAAGCGTTGAAATTAACAAAAGGCAGTATTTTAGATGTTGGCTGTGGCTCAGGAAGTCACAGTTTGTTTTTGCAAGAAAAAGGATTTCAAATTAATGCCATTGATATTTCGAAAGGCGCTATTGAAGTAGCGAAACAACGTGGTGTTTTAAATGCTGAAGTGAAAAATATTTTAGATGAAACTGAAACTTTTGACACTGTTTTATTACTAATGAATGGCACAGGGATTTTTCAAGAATTAACCCAAGTTTCAAAATACTTAACGCATTTAAAAAGTCTGCTAAACCCTAACGGACAAATTTTAATGGATTCATCTGATATTAAATACATGTATGAAGATGAAGATGGTGGTTATTGGATGGATACCAACGCTTCTTACTACGGTGAACTTGATTACTTCCTTTCATACAAAAACGAAAAAGAAACGCCCATGAAATGGTTGTATTTAGATTTTAATACTTTAAAACTAGCCTGTGAAACGGTTGGTTTACAATGTGAGTTGGTTATGGAAGGTGAGCATTTTGATTATTTGGCTCGATTAAGTTAA
- a CDS encoding DUF1287 domain-containing protein translates to MQKLLFIFFVFCFSFIEAQNITEQLTLYDAALELTKQKVTYDPSYFSIDYPNGDVPSSKGVCTDVVIRAFRKLGVDLQKEVHQDMKAYFNLYPKIWGLKSTDKNIDHRRVPNLMTYFKRQGAEKLITKNPNDYKPGDVVCWNLGGAITHIGFVVNKKSNDGKRYLIVHNIGGGQVLEDCLFSFKIIGHYRFVI, encoded by the coding sequence ATGCAAAAACTTCTTTTCATTTTCTTTGTTTTTTGTTTCAGTTTTATTGAAGCTCAAAATATTACTGAACAATTAACACTTTATGATGCTGCTTTAGAATTGACAAAACAAAAGGTTACTTACGATCCCAGTTATTTTTCAATTGATTATCCAAACGGCGATGTGCCTTCTAGTAAAGGTGTTTGTACAGATGTGGTGATTAGAGCTTTTAGAAAATTAGGTGTTGATTTGCAAAAGGAAGTACATCAAGATATGAAAGCGTATTTTAATTTGTATCCAAAAATATGGGGATTGAAATCAACCGATAAGAATATTGACCACAGACGTGTACCTAATTTAATGACTTATTTTAAACGACAAGGAGCAGAGAAGCTAATCACTAAAAATCCGAATGATTATAAACCAGGGGATGTTGTTTGTTGGAATTTAGGTGGCGCCATAACTCATATTGGTTTTGTGGTTAATAAGAAATCAAATGACGGCAAGCGATATTTAATTGTCCATAATATTGGCGGCGGTCAAGTTTTAGAAGATTGCTTATTTAGTTTTAAGATTATTGGACATTATAGGTTTGTAATCTAA